A stretch of DNA from Planococcus antarcticus DSM 14505:
ACCTTGATCCAGTTCGGCGACAAAAAACTGATGCCAGAAGACACCATGGCCATCGCCAAAGCGTTGATGCCGGAATCGCTATGGGACACGTTCCTTGAAAAAGGCGAGATGGATTATTCCTACTCAATCGCAGGCGTGGCGCGTTACCGGGTCAACTCATTCCACCAGCGCGGCTCGATTTCGCACGCCTTCCGGACGATCCCTTCCAAAATCCCGTCAATCGACGACCTGCAGATGCCAGATACTTTGAAAAAGCTGGCCGATACCCATCAAGGGCTGATCCTCGTGACCGGTCCAACCGGCTCTGGTAAGTCGACAACACTTGCCGCCATGATCCGCTATATGAATGAACACATGACCAAACACATTATCACACTCGAAGATCCGATCGAGTATATGCATAAGCATGGCACCTCGGTCATCGACCAGCGCGAAGTCGGCTTTGATACCAATTCGTTCGCCAACGGCCTGCGCGCCGCACTCAGGCAAGATCCCGATGTCATTCTGGTCGGAGAGATGCGGGATCTGGAAACGATCACCACCGCTATCACTGCCGCTGAAACCGGTCACTTGGTTATGGGCACCTTGCATACTTCGAGTGCCGCATCGACCATCGAGCGGATCATCGACGTGTTCCCGCACGAACAGCACGCCCAGATCCGGACACAGCTTGGCGGTATTATCAAAGCGGTCATTTCCCAGCGCTTG
This window harbors:
- a CDS encoding type IV pilus twitching motility protein PilT, whose amino-acid sequence is MPTTTFIDHVLTEAKERNVSDIHMTTGIPPIFRMNGTLIQFGDKKLMPEDTMAIAKALMPESLWDTFLEKGEMDYSYSIAGVARYRVNSFHQRGSISHAFRTIPSKIPSIDDLQMPDTLKKLADTHQGLILVTGPTGSGKSTTLAAMIRYMNEHMTKHIITLEDPIEYMHKHGTSVIDQREVGFDTNSFANGLRAALRQDPDVILVGEMRDLETITTAITAAETGHLVMGTLHTSSAASTIERIIDVFPHEQHAQIRTQLGGIIKAVISQRLLPTADGKGRVAATEIMISNPAIANLIRSEKVHQIPNVILTNRASGMHMMETSVQELLKKGKITREIAQPYLKGAE